Proteins encoded in a region of the Benincasa hispida cultivar B227 chromosome 2, ASM972705v1, whole genome shotgun sequence genome:
- the LOC120072322 gene encoding YTH domain-containing protein ECT2-like isoform X2: MATVASPPSTDQAADLLQKLSLDAQAKPVEIPEPTKKQSANQYGSIDSGNAAISQIPNERSVTPFLQEFMDPGMCYLPNGYPSYYYGGFDGTGNDWGDDYSRYTNSDGVEMTSGVYGDNGSLMYHHGYGYGPYGPYSPAASPVPSMGNDGQLYGPQHYQYPPYFQPLTPTSGPYTPSPTTVPQTQGDISTSAATEQKPIPVETTNPNGNGLTNGGGTKGSNGAAPLKSTYQNSTFGSNAYARGALPGHIPASGYQDPRYGFEGVRNSFPWSDGPLYSDGQSRLVSSSTITSSISNANNIPSSRSPSFRPGSHYGFPHPRPMSGMNTTQGYINRMYPNKLYGQFGNTVRSGVGFASHGYDSRSNGRVWLAVDNKYKPRGRNGGYYGYGNENMDGLNELNRGPRAKGSKNQKGFVPSVLAVKGQLLPPMNATDEEEKDKVSTPDRDQYNKVDFPEEYAEAKFFVIKSYSEDDVHKSIKYNVWASTPNGNKKLDAAFQEAQEKSGGCPVFLFFSVNTSGQFVGLAEMIGPVDFQKNLEYWQQDKWNGCFPVKWHVVKDVPNSLLKHIILENNENKPVTNSRDTQEVKLEPGLKMVKIFKEHASKTCILDDFGFYETRQKTIQEKKAKQQQFKKQVWEGKPTDEKKEVSEVVDVKTPKPVEATNDLVKEETKISENGSVLKTVDALKGGAKPVTTPSSEKRSGVANGY, from the exons ATGGCTACTGTTGCTTCACCTCCTTCTACAGATC AAGCTGCAGATTTGCTGCAGAAGTTGTCATTGGATGCTCAGGCCAAGCCTGTTGAGATTCCAGAGCCTACGAAAAAG CAATCTGCTAATCAATATGGGTCCATTGATTCTGGGAATGCTGCTATTAGTCAGATTCCAAATGAACGGTCTGTGACTCCGTTTTTACAGGAATTCATGGATCCAGGGATGTGCTATCTTCCTAATGGATATCCATCTTATTACTATGGAG GGTTTGATGGGACTGGAAATGACTGGGgggatgattattcaagatatacAAATTCAGATGGGGTTGAAATGACTTCT GGAGTCTATGGGGACAATGGATCTCTTATGTATCACCATGGTTATGGATACGGACCCTATGGTCCTTATTCACCTGCAGCTTCTCCAGTTCCCTCGATGGGGAATGACGGCCAGCTGTATGGACCTCAGCACTACCAATATCCTCCATATTTTCAGCCTCTTACTCCAACCAGTGGGCCGTATACTCCTAGTCCGACCACAGTTCCTCAAACCCAGGGAGACATTTCTACCTCTGCAGCCACTGAGCAAAAGCCGATTCCAGTGGAGACAACCAATCCAAATGGTAATGGCTTGACAAATGGTGGGGGAACAAAGGGAAGCAATGGTGCAGCTCCCTTAAAATCTACATATCAAAATTCAACATTTGGTTCAAATGCGTATGCAAGGGGTGCTTTGCCAGGGCATATTCCTGCTTCGGGTTATCAGGATCCCAGATATGGTTTTGAAGGGGTGAGGAATTCTTTCCCATGGTCAGATGGTCCACTGTACTCAGATGGACAGTCTAGGCTGGTCAGTAGCTCTACTATTACCTCTTCTATCTCAAATGCAAACAACATACCTTCTTCAAGGAGTCCAAGCTTCCGCCCTGGCTCTCACTAT GGTTTTCCTCATCCTAGACCCATGTCAGGAATGAATACCACCCAAGGTTATATAAATAGGATGTACCCCAATAAGTTGTATGGTCAATTTGGAAACACAGTCAGATCTGGTGTAGGGTTTGCTTCGCATGGTTATGATTCACGATCTAATGGGCGTGTGTGGCTTGCAGTCGACAACAAATACAAGCCTAGGGGACGAAATGGTGGCTATTATGGATATGGAAACGAGAACATGGATGGTTTGAATGAGCTGAATAGGGGACCAAGAGCTAAGGGTAGCAAGAACCAGAAGGGCTTTGTGCCCAGTGTTCTCGCTGTGAAGGGACAACTTTTACCACCAATGAATGCAACTGACGAGGAAGAAAAAGATAAGGTGTCTACTCCAGACCGAGATCAATACAACAAAGTAGATTTTCCTGAGGAATATGCTGAGGCCAAATTCTTTGTTATTAAATCATACAGCGAAGATGATGTGCATAAAAGCATCAAGTATAATGTTTGGGCTAGCACACCTAATGGCAACAAGAAACTTGATGCTGCATTCCAGGAAGCTCAAGAGAAGTCTGGTGGTTGTCcggtttttcttttcttttcg GTCAATACCAGTGGTCAGTTTGTTGGCCTTGCTGAGATGATAGGGCCAGTCGACTTCCAGAAGAACTTGGAATACTGGCAACAAGACAAATGGAACGGCTGTTTCCCTGTTAAGTGGCATGTAGTGAAGGATGTTCCCAACAGTCTTTTGAAACACATTATTCTTGAGAACAACGAGAACAAGCCTGTTACCAATAGCAGGGACACACAGGAG GTCAAGTTGGAGCCGGGACTTAAGATGGTAAAAATCTTCAAGGAGCATGCGAGCAAAACATGCATTTTGGATGATTTTGGTTTCTACGAGACTCGACAAAAGACAATACAAGAGAAGAAAGCCAAGCAACAGCAGTTCAAGAAACAG GTTTGGGAAGGAAAGCCTACTGATGAAAAGAAGGAAGTTTCTGAAGTAGTGGATGTGAAAACTCCAAAGCCAGTTGAAGCCACAAATGATTTGGTAAAGGAGGAGACAAAGATCTCTGAGAATGGATCAGTTTTGAAAACTGTAGATGCCCTGAAGGGTGGTGCGAAGCCAGTTACAACACCATCATCAGAAAAGAGAAGTGGTGTAGCGAATGGATACTAA
- the LOC120072322 gene encoding YTH domain-containing protein ECT2-like isoform X3, with product MATVASPPSTDQAADLLQKLSLDAQAKPVEIPEPTKKEFMDPGMCYLPNGYPSYYYGGFDGTGNDWGDDYSRYTNSDGVEMTSGVYGDNGSLMYHHGYGYGPYGPYSPAASPVPSMGNDGQLYGPQHYQYPPYFQPLTPTSGPYTPSPTTVPQTQGDISTSAATEQKPIPVETTNPNGNGLTNGGGTKGSNGAAPLKSTYQNSTFGSNAYARGALPGHIPASGYQDPRYGFEGVRNSFPWSDGPLYSDGQSRLVSSSTITSSISNANNIPSSRSPSFRPGSHYVGFPHPRPMSGMNTTQGYINRMYPNKLYGQFGNTVRSGVGFASHGYDSRSNGRVWLAVDNKYKPRGRNGGYYGYGNENMDGLNELNRGPRAKGSKNQKGFVPSVLAVKGQLLPPMNATDEEEKDKVSTPDRDQYNKVDFPEEYAEAKFFVIKSYSEDDVHKSIKYNVWASTPNGNKKLDAAFQEAQEKSGGCPVFLFFSVNTSGQFVGLAEMIGPVDFQKNLEYWQQDKWNGCFPVKWHVVKDVPNSLLKHIILENNENKPVTNSRDTQEVKLEPGLKMVKIFKEHASKTCILDDFGFYETRQKTIQEKKAKQQQFKKQVWEGKPTDEKKEVSEVVDVKTPKPVEATNDLVKEETKISENGSVLKTVDALKGGAKPVTTPSSEKRSGVANGY from the exons ATGGCTACTGTTGCTTCACCTCCTTCTACAGATC AAGCTGCAGATTTGCTGCAGAAGTTGTCATTGGATGCTCAGGCCAAGCCTGTTGAGATTCCAGAGCCTACGAAAAAG GAATTCATGGATCCAGGGATGTGCTATCTTCCTAATGGATATCCATCTTATTACTATGGAG GGTTTGATGGGACTGGAAATGACTGGGgggatgattattcaagatatacAAATTCAGATGGGGTTGAAATGACTTCT GGAGTCTATGGGGACAATGGATCTCTTATGTATCACCATGGTTATGGATACGGACCCTATGGTCCTTATTCACCTGCAGCTTCTCCAGTTCCCTCGATGGGGAATGACGGCCAGCTGTATGGACCTCAGCACTACCAATATCCTCCATATTTTCAGCCTCTTACTCCAACCAGTGGGCCGTATACTCCTAGTCCGACCACAGTTCCTCAAACCCAGGGAGACATTTCTACCTCTGCAGCCACTGAGCAAAAGCCGATTCCAGTGGAGACAACCAATCCAAATGGTAATGGCTTGACAAATGGTGGGGGAACAAAGGGAAGCAATGGTGCAGCTCCCTTAAAATCTACATATCAAAATTCAACATTTGGTTCAAATGCGTATGCAAGGGGTGCTTTGCCAGGGCATATTCCTGCTTCGGGTTATCAGGATCCCAGATATGGTTTTGAAGGGGTGAGGAATTCTTTCCCATGGTCAGATGGTCCACTGTACTCAGATGGACAGTCTAGGCTGGTCAGTAGCTCTACTATTACCTCTTCTATCTCAAATGCAAACAACATACCTTCTTCAAGGAGTCCAAGCTTCCGCCCTGGCTCTCACTATGTA GGTTTTCCTCATCCTAGACCCATGTCAGGAATGAATACCACCCAAGGTTATATAAATAGGATGTACCCCAATAAGTTGTATGGTCAATTTGGAAACACAGTCAGATCTGGTGTAGGGTTTGCTTCGCATGGTTATGATTCACGATCTAATGGGCGTGTGTGGCTTGCAGTCGACAACAAATACAAGCCTAGGGGACGAAATGGTGGCTATTATGGATATGGAAACGAGAACATGGATGGTTTGAATGAGCTGAATAGGGGACCAAGAGCTAAGGGTAGCAAGAACCAGAAGGGCTTTGTGCCCAGTGTTCTCGCTGTGAAGGGACAACTTTTACCACCAATGAATGCAACTGACGAGGAAGAAAAAGATAAGGTGTCTACTCCAGACCGAGATCAATACAACAAAGTAGATTTTCCTGAGGAATATGCTGAGGCCAAATTCTTTGTTATTAAATCATACAGCGAAGATGATGTGCATAAAAGCATCAAGTATAATGTTTGGGCTAGCACACCTAATGGCAACAAGAAACTTGATGCTGCATTCCAGGAAGCTCAAGAGAAGTCTGGTGGTTGTCcggtttttcttttcttttcg GTCAATACCAGTGGTCAGTTTGTTGGCCTTGCTGAGATGATAGGGCCAGTCGACTTCCAGAAGAACTTGGAATACTGGCAACAAGACAAATGGAACGGCTGTTTCCCTGTTAAGTGGCATGTAGTGAAGGATGTTCCCAACAGTCTTTTGAAACACATTATTCTTGAGAACAACGAGAACAAGCCTGTTACCAATAGCAGGGACACACAGGAG GTCAAGTTGGAGCCGGGACTTAAGATGGTAAAAATCTTCAAGGAGCATGCGAGCAAAACATGCATTTTGGATGATTTTGGTTTCTACGAGACTCGACAAAAGACAATACAAGAGAAGAAAGCCAAGCAACAGCAGTTCAAGAAACAG GTTTGGGAAGGAAAGCCTACTGATGAAAAGAAGGAAGTTTCTGAAGTAGTGGATGTGAAAACTCCAAAGCCAGTTGAAGCCACAAATGATTTGGTAAAGGAGGAGACAAAGATCTCTGAGAATGGATCAGTTTTGAAAACTGTAGATGCCCTGAAGGGTGGTGCGAAGCCAGTTACAACACCATCATCAGAAAAGAGAAGTGGTGTAGCGAATGGATACTAA
- the LOC120072322 gene encoding YTH domain-containing protein ECT4-like isoform X1: MATVASPPSTDQAADLLQKLSLDAQAKPVEIPEPTKKQSANQYGSIDSGNAAISQIPNERSVTPFLQEFMDPGMCYLPNGYPSYYYGGFDGTGNDWGDDYSRYTNSDGVEMTSGVYGDNGSLMYHHGYGYGPYGPYSPAASPVPSMGNDGQLYGPQHYQYPPYFQPLTPTSGPYTPSPTTVPQTQGDISTSAATEQKPIPVETTNPNGNGLTNGGGTKGSNGAAPLKSTYQNSTFGSNAYARGALPGHIPASGYQDPRYGFEGVRNSFPWSDGPLYSDGQSRLVSSSTITSSISNANNIPSSRSPSFRPGSHYVGFPHPRPMSGMNTTQGYINRMYPNKLYGQFGNTVRSGVGFASHGYDSRSNGRVWLAVDNKYKPRGRNGGYYGYGNENMDGLNELNRGPRAKGSKNQKGFVPSVLAVKGQLLPPMNATDEEEKDKVSTPDRDQYNKVDFPEEYAEAKFFVIKSYSEDDVHKSIKYNVWASTPNGNKKLDAAFQEAQEKSGGCPVFLFFSVNTSGQFVGLAEMIGPVDFQKNLEYWQQDKWNGCFPVKWHVVKDVPNSLLKHIILENNENKPVTNSRDTQEVKLEPGLKMVKIFKEHASKTCILDDFGFYETRQKTIQEKKAKQQQFKKQVWEGKPTDEKKEVSEVVDVKTPKPVEATNDLVKEETKISENGSVLKTVDALKGGAKPVTTPSSEKRSGVANGY, from the exons ATGGCTACTGTTGCTTCACCTCCTTCTACAGATC AAGCTGCAGATTTGCTGCAGAAGTTGTCATTGGATGCTCAGGCCAAGCCTGTTGAGATTCCAGAGCCTACGAAAAAG CAATCTGCTAATCAATATGGGTCCATTGATTCTGGGAATGCTGCTATTAGTCAGATTCCAAATGAACGGTCTGTGACTCCGTTTTTACAGGAATTCATGGATCCAGGGATGTGCTATCTTCCTAATGGATATCCATCTTATTACTATGGAG GGTTTGATGGGACTGGAAATGACTGGGgggatgattattcaagatatacAAATTCAGATGGGGTTGAAATGACTTCT GGAGTCTATGGGGACAATGGATCTCTTATGTATCACCATGGTTATGGATACGGACCCTATGGTCCTTATTCACCTGCAGCTTCTCCAGTTCCCTCGATGGGGAATGACGGCCAGCTGTATGGACCTCAGCACTACCAATATCCTCCATATTTTCAGCCTCTTACTCCAACCAGTGGGCCGTATACTCCTAGTCCGACCACAGTTCCTCAAACCCAGGGAGACATTTCTACCTCTGCAGCCACTGAGCAAAAGCCGATTCCAGTGGAGACAACCAATCCAAATGGTAATGGCTTGACAAATGGTGGGGGAACAAAGGGAAGCAATGGTGCAGCTCCCTTAAAATCTACATATCAAAATTCAACATTTGGTTCAAATGCGTATGCAAGGGGTGCTTTGCCAGGGCATATTCCTGCTTCGGGTTATCAGGATCCCAGATATGGTTTTGAAGGGGTGAGGAATTCTTTCCCATGGTCAGATGGTCCACTGTACTCAGATGGACAGTCTAGGCTGGTCAGTAGCTCTACTATTACCTCTTCTATCTCAAATGCAAACAACATACCTTCTTCAAGGAGTCCAAGCTTCCGCCCTGGCTCTCACTATGTA GGTTTTCCTCATCCTAGACCCATGTCAGGAATGAATACCACCCAAGGTTATATAAATAGGATGTACCCCAATAAGTTGTATGGTCAATTTGGAAACACAGTCAGATCTGGTGTAGGGTTTGCTTCGCATGGTTATGATTCACGATCTAATGGGCGTGTGTGGCTTGCAGTCGACAACAAATACAAGCCTAGGGGACGAAATGGTGGCTATTATGGATATGGAAACGAGAACATGGATGGTTTGAATGAGCTGAATAGGGGACCAAGAGCTAAGGGTAGCAAGAACCAGAAGGGCTTTGTGCCCAGTGTTCTCGCTGTGAAGGGACAACTTTTACCACCAATGAATGCAACTGACGAGGAAGAAAAAGATAAGGTGTCTACTCCAGACCGAGATCAATACAACAAAGTAGATTTTCCTGAGGAATATGCTGAGGCCAAATTCTTTGTTATTAAATCATACAGCGAAGATGATGTGCATAAAAGCATCAAGTATAATGTTTGGGCTAGCACACCTAATGGCAACAAGAAACTTGATGCTGCATTCCAGGAAGCTCAAGAGAAGTCTGGTGGTTGTCcggtttttcttttcttttcg GTCAATACCAGTGGTCAGTTTGTTGGCCTTGCTGAGATGATAGGGCCAGTCGACTTCCAGAAGAACTTGGAATACTGGCAACAAGACAAATGGAACGGCTGTTTCCCTGTTAAGTGGCATGTAGTGAAGGATGTTCCCAACAGTCTTTTGAAACACATTATTCTTGAGAACAACGAGAACAAGCCTGTTACCAATAGCAGGGACACACAGGAG GTCAAGTTGGAGCCGGGACTTAAGATGGTAAAAATCTTCAAGGAGCATGCGAGCAAAACATGCATTTTGGATGATTTTGGTTTCTACGAGACTCGACAAAAGACAATACAAGAGAAGAAAGCCAAGCAACAGCAGTTCAAGAAACAG GTTTGGGAAGGAAAGCCTACTGATGAAAAGAAGGAAGTTTCTGAAGTAGTGGATGTGAAAACTCCAAAGCCAGTTGAAGCCACAAATGATTTGGTAAAGGAGGAGACAAAGATCTCTGAGAATGGATCAGTTTTGAAAACTGTAGATGCCCTGAAGGGTGGTGCGAAGCCAGTTACAACACCATCATCAGAAAAGAGAAGTGGTGTAGCGAATGGATACTAA